A DNA window from Cervus canadensis isolate Bull #8, Minnesota chromosome 30, ASM1932006v1, whole genome shotgun sequence contains the following coding sequences:
- the LOC122431700 gene encoding 60S ribosomal protein L26-like: protein MKFNPFVTSDRSKNRKRHFNAPFHIRRKIMSSPLSKELRQKYNVRSMPMRKDDEVQVVRGHYKGQQIGKVVQVYRKKYVIYIERVQREKANGTTVHVGIHPSKVVITRLKLDKDHKKILERKAKSRQVGKEKGKYKEETIEKMQE from the coding sequence ATGAAGTTCAATCCCTTTGTGACTTCTGACCGAAGCAAGAATCGAAAGAGGCATTTCAATGCGCCTTTCCACATTCGCAGGAAAATTATGTCTTCTCCTCTTTCTAAAGAGCTAAGACAGAAGTACAACGTTCGATCCATGCCCATGCGAAAGGATGATGAAGTTCAGGTTGTACGAGGGCACTACAAAGGGCAGCAAATTGGCAAAGTAGTCCAGGTTTACAGGAAGAAATACGTCATCTACATTGAACGAGTGCAGCGGGAGAAGGCCAATGGCACAACTGTCCATGTGGGCATTCACCCCAGCAAGGTGGTTATCACCAGACTAAAACTGGACAAAGACCACAAAAAGATCCTCGAACGTAAAGCCAAATCTCGCCaagtaggaaaggaaaagggcaaatataaggaagaaacaattgagaagatgcaggaaTAA